Within the Zea mays cultivar B73 chromosome 10, Zm-B73-REFERENCE-NAM-5.0, whole genome shotgun sequence genome, the region TCCACATGCAGTTTGCGGAGTTTGTGGCACTTCTCGGCAACACTGATGATGCCTGAATCAGTGCACTCAGGGGTCTTGACAAGGAACAGAACTTCCAGATTGGCACAGGCGGAAAGCGCCGCAAGCCCACGGTCGCCAACCTGTAGCTTCTCAAGGTGAAGCTCAACAAGGCCAGGAGCACGTGCAGCGATGACCTCCAATGGCAGGTCCCAGGCGCCGGAGCACCGCAGTATCTTGAGGGAGCGGAGGTTCGGTGAGGACGCCACAAGCGGCACAAAGCACAGAGCGTTATATAGATCCTTGACGCAAACCGAACGCAGGGACAAAGCCGGTGGAAACTTGATCTCCTCAGCAATGGAACTGGCGGCACCGGACGTGTCTGCTACGCTGCGGAGGCGCTTGACGGAGAGGTCCTCGAGGAGGGGGCACGACTGGAGCACGGCGACGAATGCCCTGGGTCCGAAGGTGCAGGACGCAATAGAGAGCTTGCGGATCGCTGGTGCGCCGGCAGCGAGGGAGGCTAGCCCGGCGTCGGAGAGCTTCCTTAGACCGCGGAGCTTGAGCCTGGCGAGGCGCTCCGAGGGAAGCGCGGCGGCCAGCGCCGCAGCGCCGTGGTCGGAGAGGCTGTCCAATCCTGAGTCGCGCGCGCAGCGGAGCGCGAGCTTCGTGACAGCCGTGAACCGCGAGAACAGCGCGGTGGCCGCGTTGCCCAGCGCGGCGCGGGCGTCGAGGGAGAGCCGGTGGCGCGTGGTGGCGTCGACCTCCATCCATCGGGAGCAGGTGAGGGAGCAGGCGTTGCGGTCGGTGGGCGAGAGCGACGCGAATACCAGCGCGAGGATCTCGTCGGGCAGGTCTTGGGTGTAGTCCCGAGCGGGGGGCACGAACGAGGAGGACGAGTCGCTGCCGCTGCCCCCCGCAGCGACCTGCAACGGCGCGGTCAGCCGCAGCTGCTGCGGCGGCGCCATGGGGGAGAACGACCTGCTGCGGCGCGGTGGAGAGGAGGGGCCGGATTTGGAAAGGGAAGAGGGGGAGTGGCCCATGCTACGGAACCACGAGTCGGGCGGAGGAGACGATGGCCATCCGGGACGCGCGACGCGCGCGGGGTAGGTGCGGGCGGATTTGCCGATCTGGGGGGTGGggggcggcgaggggaagggaaaGCGGAGGATGGCTGGATGGGATGGGAGATGGGGAAAGTATCGAGCCCGAGAGAGTTTATGGGGACGGCGTTCTTCAGGTGGGTGTAGGTGGTGATGCGGCGGCCGGCGGGGATGGCGTTGGCATGGCAGGGCCGTGCATCCCGCACCAGAGAGTAGGAGACGGTGCGGGTTCGGGGCTGTCTTGGGCTGGGCCGCGGACTTGCCGTTCGTTGACGGGGttctatctcttttcctttttgtaATAAAAAAACTTCGACGGGTTTCGTGCGCTGGTTGAACTTTACGGGACATTTTTTTGGTTTTCGTTCCagtttttttttcaaaaattGAAAAAAAACACAGGCAAATCATAAATTAAATGACGTGGGTCAGGGATGTTTGAATGATGAATATGCTAGAgttaatagttagtggctaaaattagttgaagacATTCAACCACACTAGTTAATAGTTCagttattagctatttttagtaaattagttaatagttagctagaTATTTGTTAGTTAGCTAATTCTGCTaataatttttagccaactaactattagctctagggaATTCAAACAACCCCTTAATCCAACATATTTGTAAACAAAAAAGTAAACATGCATAGACATAGTAAGATAATAATCTAGACTTAGGGGTGTTTAAatgtactagagctaatagttagttggctaaaaaatgcTAGTGAAATTATCCAGCTAACAAATATCTAGCTAACTATTGACTACTTTTCTAAAAATAGATAATAGCTAAAGtattagctagggtgtttggatgtctccaGCTAATTATTAgtcctagtgcattcaaacacctccTTAACATTCGAATCTAGATATAAGCTGCCATTGGCATGTTTGTGAATGGTGACCTAGTCTACCACATTTACTATGTTGGTTTTGCTCGGGTCAGAAAGAAAGGAGGTTGATCACCTGTCTCTTTCTTTCCATGAGCTAATGCATACCGTTTTGTGTCTCGTCTTGTTTCTAGTTTTATATTTGTTCCATCGGTTGTTTGGATTTCGGTGTATGGTGGTCACTCTCCCTAGCCTCAGTAAGGCTCGAAACGAGGAAACCATGAAGCACAAGGTTATCAACACTAAACTTCTAATGTCATAGTTAAAGTTGTGAAGCTTTGTTAGTGTCACGTAATGAGAACATAGAAAGTGGTGTTTCTATGTGCACCACAAGTGCATGAAGACTTAACAAGGGCCACCTTATGCCTCCTCGACTATCGAACTTCACCATTTGTCATTGTACCACCCCTCTGTAAAACCTGATACATCCTCATGGTGTGGTCAAAACACTCTACCTCATGTGTGGCAACCCTAGCCTTTGCCTTCTAATGGTGGAGCTTTAGTTTTGGAGCCCATCTCCCTTGATCACTTTGTAGTGACATTGCATGGGCATGCCTTGCGTTGAACGGGGCAACAAGCTTGTAAAAGGCGAATGATACAATAGCATTGATGGGCATATCACATATACCCAAAAGCAATTTATTTAATGACCCAAACATATTGCATGTTTGGAACTCATACCTTCATGCACCTGCTTTATGAGCCATTGTCCATTTGTCCACATCTCTCACCAATCTTGACATATATTATTTACCTCTTGCGTTGTTTGCTGCTTTTAGCTTCTCTAACTTCTCATCAAAGAACTTAAACTCAAGCATTCGAGCAACCTCCTATATTTGTTGGCAAGGTGTTGAATGCACCATCCACACAAAGTAGATTACTGGCAAGGTGCTGAGTGCACCAACGACGGTGTAAAGGTGGATATCCCCTCTATTTGTTCCCATATAGCATAAAGTATGTCCTACTGTGTATCATACATGACATCAATCTCCCTACCATGGCCAAGCACATGTATTCAGATGAGCTAGGGATGGCAACAGGGACCCATGGGAAGAAAAATTCTCCGTCCCCGTGAACACTCAGAGGGGAGCATTTTCTTTCATCCTCGTCCCCATCAAAGAAATTATCCTCATGGAGAATCCATCCCCATTAGGAAATACAATATTTAGAAGTAAATTCAAATTGATTATAGCAAAACAATATAAATTGAACAAATAAGATTTAAAATTACAAGAACCATCTACTTTGGAGTTTAGTTTGATATTTTATAATATGCTATGTATTGAGTTTTAGTATAATTTTAACATATCAATAGACTAACTTAGATTAAAAGAAGTTCGTGAGGTGGACACACTGGGAATAAGAATGAGGAATGGTTCCCATCCCCATCCCCATGAACCCAAAGGGGACAAAATTTTCCCCGTTTCAATCCTGTGGGAACTAAATTGCCCCCATTCTCGTCTCCtaataagagaattctgcatgggGAATCAGGGATCGGGTCCCATTGCATCTCTAGACGAGTCGTAAGAACCATTCACGTCATAGGAAATGGCTATGAGAAGTGTGCTTAGATACTTGCCAACAAGAAACGTACCATCAATGGGGAAGATGGGACGAAATGCTCAAAGGCCTCGATGCACTAAGGGAAACATCAAAATGCATGGaagaatattttcatatcctcctccCATTTATTTGGTTTTAGGATGTAGTCATAATGCATGCCTAGATTAACCGCTTTGATTAAATTGAAAAATTGTTGGCATTTACTCATACCCATCCTCGTAGTCCCCATATAACATCTTCCACACATGTTGCTTGCCCTCCATGCTTTTCAATACATTACCTTGTATTTTCTCCTCAACATACTCATAACTATTTGCACCTTTATATTGGGTTCTCCCTTTAATATTTCCATTAGTCTTTGGGAATGAGGGTGGAGCTCAACCATTGATGCTTCCAAGTTAGATTTGCTTTAGCACAAGTGTGTGGGCTGGCAATTCTAATGACCTTGAACTTTCTTGTGTCCTATTTTCGAGCATAGACCATTCACTTCTTTCCTTTTCACAAACAACTGCATATCACCGCTCCATATTGAAATTCCTTGCCTTGAATGGTCTTTCATGTATCATTGAATACTCACGCAACCACCTTTTTAATGAAGGGAGGTTCTTAAACACCATGCCTTCTTAATGAACATTCTTGACCTAGCTTGCGAAGTACTCCCTCCATTTTTTTCatggtttagttcaaaaatgaactagtggGCGACAAATATTCAAGAATGGAGGTAGTATCTAACAGCTTATTATACCTTGCATCTACATAAGCCTCATAAAAATGACTAAGGTTGTTGAACTCGTGAACTATAGGACCCCAACCACGACAAATCCGCTCAATCAACTCAATATCACTCTCTACGAGCTATTCAATAGGGTGTTCATCATTAGAATCAATGGCCCTTACAATCTCACAAGGCTCCATCATCCAAATTTTGAACATCCAAACTATTGGACACCCTATAGGTTTCTTCAACATTGACACATGGAGCTACAATAGGACCACCCACATTATCAGTGCCTCATGCATCCTATTCACAAAAAGGATAGGGTTGAGAAAAAATGATGGAATGAATGATGAAAGCTAACAATAGATGCACATACAACACCTACTGGGGTGATACTAGGTCAAAGGGACCTATTGAGGGTGCTGTCAATACATCATGAGTCTAGCATTCATCTCAAACTTGCTGAGAAATTTGGACCCTATTAGGGGAGATAGAGCATTGAGCATCGTACGCAAAtgtttagagatggcaatgggtaaatactcACTGGATATTACAATCCTATACCCATACCCATGACAAAAAATAACTCTGTCGCGTCAcccattgtcggcgtttcgagaccggggggtccccaagccgacgagtgagtgtgctgcgtgccccagcccagatgggtcgagcgcgtgggcgagcgcgaaggggggagaggcgaggtggccggagacgggcgtgagagaggtggaagtcccgcggccttcgtgttcgtcccgcgcccaggtcgggtgcgcttgcagtaggggggttacaagcgtccacgcgggtgagggaagcgagcggccccaagagagcgcctgtcccgtcctcggtcccgcgcgaccaacctcctctgagaaggccctggtccttccttttataggcgtaaggagaggatccaggtgtacaatgggggtgtagcagcgtgctacgtgtctagcggggagagagctagcgccctaagtacatgccaatgtggcagccggagagatcttggcaccctgctggtgtgatgtcgtggctgtcggaggagcaacggagcttggtggaaggacagctgtcggagcggtcgagtccttgctgacgtccacctgcttccgtaagagagctgagagccgccgccgtcatagagcttgggaggcgccatcgttgcctatctggcggagctggtcagatgggacaccggtcttgttctctgcggcccgagtcggctcggggtagagtgatgacggcgctccctgttgacgtggcgggcccgcgcccgaggtcgggcgacgtgggggctcctccgaagctggggtcgaatctgtcttctgttgccgaggccgagcccgagcccctgggtcgggcgaggcggaagtcgttcggtagaggccaaggcggagtccgagccctggggtcgggcgagacggagttcgtcgtcttccggggccgagcccgagtccgagtcctggggtcgggcggagcggagttcgccgtcttccgggtcttagcccgagtccgagccctggggtcgggcggagcggagttcgccgtcttccgggtcttagcccgagtccgagccctggggtcgggcggagcggagttcgccgtcttccgggtcttagcccgagtccgagccctggggtcgggcggagcggagttcgccgtcttccgggtcttagcccgagtccgagccctggggtcgggcggagcggagttccctatggcgcccttGGCGAGGCCTGacggcctgtcagactcactctgccgagtggcactgcagtcggagtggcgcaggcggcgctgtccttctgtctgaccggtcagtggagcggcggagtgacggcggtcacttcggctctgccggggggcgcgcgtcaggatagaggtgtcaggccacctttgcgttaaatgctcctgcaacttggtcagtcggtgcggcgatttagtcagggttgcttcttagcgaagccaaggcctcgggcgagccggagatgtgtccgccgttaaaaggggggcctcgggcgagacggaagtccctcgaggtcggctgcccgagtccgaggctaggctcgggtgaagcgtgatcgagtcactcgtatggactgatccctgacttaatcgcacccatcaggcctctgcagctttatgctgatgggggttaccagctgagaattaggcgtcttgagggtacccctaattatggtccccgacagtagcccccgagcctcgaagggagtgttagcactcgcttggaggctttcgtcgcacttttttgcaaggggaccagccttcctcggttgcattttattccggtgggtgcgcgcgagcgcacccgccgggtgtagcccccgaggcctcggaggagtggtttcactccttcgaggtcttaatgccttgcgtaacgcttcggctggtctggttgttccctcatgcgaactggccgtagcccgggtgcacggtcggggcccaagttctcgggctggtatgttgacgctgtcaacggttcggccggagccgggtttgcgagagcagcccccgagcctccgcacagggcgagaggacgatcagggacagactcgactttttgcatacgcccctacgtcgcctttccgcaaggaggaggggggagtgcgccatgttgccctcgatgggcaccgaacatggtgtctccggtgagctgcaagcgggtaatccgagtggacgtccgtgccccgttcgttgggggtcggctaggggcccagaggcacgcccaaaagtacctgcgggtgatctgccggacccggtcccctggcgacggggtccgagggttcgatgcctccctccgatgggattccgttacaagatcgctcccgctggtctcggaaatgtcctagggtacctcgggagcgcagcccgagcctcggttatgtatcgaatgtacccctggtcatccctcgctcggtgtctgaggcgactgtgaacccttcgggggccagccttcgaacctctgatcagtaatgggtgtggagcccgagtagcctgaggcggccatggagcccttcggggggccggccttcgaacccctgaccagtagtgggtgtcgggcccacgcgatctgaggcgactgtcgaacccttcggagggccagccttcgaacctctgatcagtaggggggctcggagcccggttccttcacagagaaggatccttttcggggtatccccctttcccggtccctgttgcaagagatagagaaagaggaaaaaaggaaaaggatacgaaatcgaacaacgtggcgtaccttttttttggcgcggttattacggcgaaggcgaagcgtcgtccgcttctcctgccggaagcgccgcctgtcccgccgcggagttaatgcgacggggcgagtggttggcggggcggccgttgcgcgtgcgcgagccgttcgaggaacggatcacgggcgcaccgtcttcacgccgtgggaggaggctctcttgctgtccctggatgggacgtgagcctggctgacgacgtgactgctgctcccgtccgcctgccgccgtcattactgccggcccacttttggccgcattgaccgtcgcgccaggctggcgccgctgggtcgtgcgctgggtcgcctcgagtcgcggcataggctccgcaatcgaagaggcgcgacggtggcacaagtggcggtgcggttgcttgcatgcagcaactggcgcgctggttgtgtgacgcgtgggcctgggcctccaagctgtcgtgtcagaagtcggagaagcgcgtccacctggcgcggttgcatgccgcctgcatggctgcccgccccttcgcccgtcggtctgggcaaaagtggggggtcgcttgtaaccgctgggcggttgtgcgcaccacgcgcggcggtttggcttcttctgctccgagccggtctgcatgacgtgcgggacccagccctcgagtcgcaggggtgggccttggagcgcgttggagaagactcagcccgcggcgtttgggggcgcacgtagggagagttgcctttaaaaggaggacgaccccttttggaaggcaaccatgtcttcttcctccctcatgcgtcgtgtctttccatcttccaagcccccggatggggggtatccgccgtcttcccgcctccttgttggaggaacgcaactccgtgggagttggtacctttcagccatcgttcggcttcaaggattttcatcatgcagcccggccgcacccctccaccggcggtcacctgagatggcgacctccggcttgatggtgggggaaagcgagtcgggctgcggcctctgccccttcctcagcctcaaggattttcatcaccaaggctggggaggggagagtgtcgagttggggtcggcccctgcgcgggcgacggcccgctccttcactcagtgatggggggaggagcAGGTGTtgcccgtggcgctggcagctgcagcgtgcccggtcttcagacgcgagtggcttcggagccgctcgcggcgccggcgtccgccacggcagctggaagaggttcttccgccggcgcgatagccggggccggccacgggctgacctccaactctacggccttctgcccgcccttgcctcacgagttttggcgcgggcgggggcctcctggcagcggcatccaccctgaggtcagtgttgccgctgttcggccccccggagcagaagtcgtcgtcgtcgccgctgctggagcaggtgacggcgcgccgttcgtcggcctcccgttgctccgcaggccttcaccCTCGGAGTGGggctgttcgtacctgcggagggggaaccggagttccgtttgtaatggcatttcgattgccagtgcttttgttcattgcggctgtcgaggcctgaacatgtatgtaatttcggcacggagccgtgttttttcctcattttcgagcactaagtctcgcctgttgattatctgtaccgcttcaccaagcatgagtcgccccgtgttaaggtgacgagtgaggtatccgtatcccggaggcgtaggaatccctcggctcgatcgaccttgttgtctgaggctcctctagcttagttaaagagacccctcggccgctcttcgacgagccgaggccaggggtagcgatatcagtacgaacagaggcggagttggctcgaaaatgggaacctggttggccggagcctagccgggttgtccgtcagcggatccgacgccggagtcgatcagccgaggcctcgggtcgggctggcgcccttggaagatggtcggccgagccgcctgctcgggccggattcccggagaagtccctggaccgcgccgccgtccgaggctgggtcggaccttgctgaagacgtcgtcgacgccgagggtgctacggcccccttcagcgtgaagacccgagcctgcaggatcggattgtcttgtagcgtatgccttctgcggccgctgaggccagaaaacacaccctcgccgcgcttgtaaagctgcgtctcttttcctcttattccgagcatctggactttttcgtcggtaacagggatgtttgtgcgggcgagagttgcttctcgcggaaggtgatgagtgaggtatccgtatcccggaggcgtaggagtccctcggctcggtcggccttgccgcttacgcgtactttcacccgtccatgaggccctgtctccgacttagtcgagaaagcttgaaggaccactttggcagaagagcttccgaacgtgaagacttgttcggtccacggagtcgctttatccgaacgcgagttacttatcgcagaaggtgatgagtgaggtatccgtatcccggaggcgtaggagtccctcggctcggtcagccttggctgcttacgtgtactccgtcgtttccaggatccgcttttcgaagtagtcaaaaagcacaaaagaaattttgctaaaaagagatcttttttcgaggaaaaaattcgacgcagagggggtctccccccttttagcccccgagggagggtcgggctttgctgaggtgaggccgacccttccttgatgactaaactttgcgtgggtgcgaggtatgcgaacaacttgaaaacatcttaagggtagaagcgacgtagctgtttgatgttccaggcgttgccgtagatctcgccttgattgttggccagcttgtatgttccgggcttcaggactttggcgatgacgaatggcccctcccaggggggcgtgagcttgtgcctccctcgggcgtcctgccgcagccgaagcaccagatcgcccacctggaggtctcgggaccggacccctcgggcgtggtagcgtcgcagggactgctggtaccgcgccgagtgtagtaagtccttgtcccgagcctcttccagctggtccagtgagtcttctcggccagcttggttgctttgttcgttgtaggccctcgccctcggggagccgtattctaggtcagtgggcaagatggcctcggccccatagaccaggaagaacggcgtgaaacccgtggctcggcttggcgttgtcctcaggctccagaccaccgaggggagttccttcatccatcgcttgccgaacttgttgaggccgttgtagatccggggcttgagcccttgtagaatcatgccgttggcacgctctacttgcccattcgtcatgggatgagccacggcagcccagtccacccggatgtggtggtctccgcaaaaatccaagaattttttgccggtgaactgggtaccgttgtcggtgatgatggagtttgggaccccgaagcgatggatgatgttggtgaagaacgccaccgcctgctcagacctgatgctgttcaggggtcggacctcgatccacttggagaatttgtcgatggcgaccagcaggtgcgtgtagcccccgggcgccttctgcaagggaccgacgaggtccagaccccatacagcaaagggccaggtgatgggtatcgtctgtagagcctgagcgggcaggtgggtctgcttcgcatagaattggcacccttcgcaggtgcggacaattctagtggcgtccgccatcgccgttggccagtagaagccttgccggaaagcattcccgacaagggctcggggtgctgcatgattgccgcaagcccccgagtgtatttcttgcaggagttcctgaccttcggcgatggagatgcatcgctggaggacgcccgaggggctgcggtggtagagctcctcctcatcgcccagcaagacgaacgacttggcgcgtcgagctacccgccgagcctcggcttggtcgaggggtagctctccctggcggagatatcgcaggtacggggcctgccaatttcgatcaggcgtggccccgctctgctcttcctcgacgtgcagcgcctcgccttcgggggccgagggtacctcgggctgagccgagggtgcctcgggctgtgccgagggtgcctcgggctgtgccgagcgtgcctcgggccgtgccgagggtgcctcgggctcgggagcgtcgttgatcttgacggagggttgatgcagatcccgagagaagacgtccggggggaccgtcgttcgccccgaggctattttagccagctcgtctgcagtctcgttgtagcgccgagcgatgtggttgagctcgagcccgaagaacttgtcttccaggcgccgaacctcatcgcagtaggcctccatcttcgggtcgcggcagtgggagttcttcatgacttggtcgatgacgagctgcgagtcaccgcgggcgtcgaggcgtctgacccctagctcgatggcgatccgcaacccattgaccagagcttcgtactcggccacattgttggacaccgggaaatggaggcgtagcacgtagcgtaggtgcttcccgaggggcgagatgaagagcaggcccgcgccggctcccgtcttcatcagcgacccgtcgaaaaacatggtccagagctccggttggatcggagctgtcggcagctgggtgtcgacccatttggccacgaagtccgccaacacctgggacttgatggccttccgaggggcgaacgagattgttccgCCCATGATTtctaccgcccactttgcgatcctacccgaggcctctcggcactggatgatctcccccagggggaaggatgacaccacagttaccagatgagactcgaagtagtgtcgtaacttccgccttgtcaggatcacagcatacagcagcttctgaacttgtgggtagcggatcttggtctcggacagtacttcgctgacgaagtagactggcctctgaacgggcaatgcatgcccttcctcttgcctctcgaccacaatcgcggcgctaaccacctgagtggtagcagcgacgtagaccaagagggcttctccatcagctgggggcaccaagacaggcgcctttgtaaggagcgccttcaggttcccgagggcttcctcggcctcaggggtccaagcgaaacactcggccttccttaagaggcggtacagaggcagacctctttcgccgaggcgtgagatgaagctgctcagggccgcaagacatcccatgaccctctgtacgccttttaagtccttgatggctcccatgctggtgatggctacgattttctccgggttggcttcgatgcctcgctcggagacgatgaaccctaggagcatgcctcggggcaccccgaagacacacttctcaggattgagcttgactcctttcgccttgagacatcggaatgtcacttcaaggtcggagaggaggtcggaagccttccttgtcttgactacgatgtcatcgacgtaggcctcgactgtgcgaccgatgtgttcgcc harbors:
- the LOC100284044 gene encoding F-box protein At1g47056: MGHSPSSLSKSGPSSPPRRSRSFSPMAPPQQLRLTAPLQVAAGGSGSDSSSSFVPPARDYTQDLPDEILALVFASLSPTDRNACSLTCSRWMEVDATTRHRLSLDARAALGNAATALFSRFTAVTKLALRCARDSGLDSLSDHGAAALAAALPSERLARLKLRGLRKLSDAGLASLAAGAPAIRKLSIASCTFGPRAFVAVLQSCPLLEDLSVKRLRSVADTSGAASSIAEEIKFPPALSLRSVCVKDLYNALCFVPLVASSPNLRSLKILRCSGAWDLPLEVIAARAPGLVELHLEKLQVGDRGLAALSACANLEVLFLVKTPECTDSGIISVAEKCHKLRKLHVDGWRTNRIGDFGLMAVARGCPDLQELVLIGVNPTVLSLRMLGEHCRLLERLALCGCETVGDAEIICLAERWAALKKLCIKGCPVSDRGMEALNGGCPGLVKVKLKRCRGVSYECIENLKVTRGESFSISLDVVLEHDAGSTSENGAQENGQAQNTELAGQMTGMDLLTNAAGTQSSIHTINRMRSVMSAIRRRFGNPLPP